In 'Nostoc azollae' 0708, the following are encoded in one genomic region:
- a CDS encoding ATP-dependent helicase — translation MSKDNFMVIVNQESLEIEDIQPSPAAKLRKNIDKIRHSLRPGQKQMANWESGPLAVSAVPGAGKSTGMAAAAAIAIARQYQYSLTTGNNYRRQLVVVTFTRSAAANLKLKIRDKLKKLSLPQTGFAVYTLHGLALNIANRYPDLSGLQLENVTLITPNQTHRFIRAAVEQWITKNPELYRRLLEGQKFDGEETEKLRRQSVLRTEVLPDLAYTVIHEAKSSGILPEKLYKWSERTQDTYQILQVAAGLYEQYQKLMASQDFIDYDDMMLAALRVLENSSARRIEQNQIFAIFEDEAQDSSPLQTQLLEILAGEEDGNNADQSTLNLVRVGDPNQAINSTFTPADPIYFREFCKNCDINQRLATMNQAGRSSKIIIDAANFALEWVNSQWSTITKNGQTPFLSQKIAAVNMGEPQLNANPAPFGKGLELYSPRDIHHTVELLSQKVIELFTQNSDSRAAVLVRENRQGRWLTSALEAICQEHQIKLYDVGEMERRSHVPQEILSLLQFCDRPHSSDYLKATLQVLVQRQLIPIQDINSLASIPEQFLYPGPLATPQTEIVRKAAHLCRSLLHARLELPIYQIIPFLALTLNYDQAELATADKLAERVNLQNWGNNSMGSMLSALSEIVNSERFEPVDTENSEEQYTKKGQLTITTMHKAKGLDWDYVFLPFLHENLIPGKFWVPPQSQFLGDFTLSEVARAQIRAGLHQQTETIPNVSQAWEQAKYLKMAEEYRLLYVAMTRAKRLLWMSAAHQAPFTWSKPDSLQASAPCPVFAALERQFSSYTN, via the coding sequence ATGTCAAAAGATAATTTTATGGTTATAGTCAATCAAGAAAGCCTGGAAATAGAAGATATTCAGCCATCACCAGCAGCTAAGTTACGAAAAAATATTGACAAAATTCGTCATAGTCTGCGACCTGGACAAAAGCAAATGGCTAATTGGGAATCGGGTCCATTGGCTGTATCTGCTGTGCCTGGTGCTGGTAAATCTACAGGAATGGCAGCAGCAGCAGCCATAGCAATAGCTCGCCAGTATCAGTATTCCCTCACCACAGGTAATAATTATCGGCGTCAGTTAGTAGTTGTCACCTTTACCCGTTCTGCTGCTGCTAACCTAAAATTAAAAATCCGCGATAAACTTAAGAAACTATCCTTACCACAAACAGGCTTTGCTGTTTATACCCTCCACGGTTTAGCCTTAAATATAGCCAATCGTTATCCTGATTTATCCGGGTTGCAGTTAGAAAACGTCACATTAATCACCCCTAATCAAACTCATCGCTTCATCCGCGCAGCCGTAGAACAATGGATTACAAAAAATCCTGAACTTTATCGACGCTTACTAGAAGGTCAAAAATTTGATGGTGAAGAAACAGAAAAACTACGTCGTCAGTCTGTGCTACGCACAGAAGTATTACCAGACTTAGCTTATACGGTCATTCACGAAGCTAAAAGTTCGGGAATATTACCGGAAAAACTCTATAAATGGAGTGAAAGAACCCAAGATACCTATCAAATTTTACAAGTGGCAGCGGGATTGTATGAACAATATCAAAAATTAATGGCTTCCCAAGATTTCATTGACTACGATGATATGATGTTAGCCGCTTTACGCGTCTTAGAAAATTCTAGCGCCAGACGGATTGAACAAAATCAAATTTTCGCAATTTTTGAAGATGAAGCCCAAGATTCTAGCCCACTACAAACGCAGCTTTTAGAAATACTAGCTGGTGAAGAAGACGGCAATAATGCAGATCAGTCAACACTCAATTTAGTCAGAGTTGGTGATCCTAATCAGGCGATTAATTCAACTTTTACACCTGCTGATCCGATTTATTTTCGGGAGTTTTGTAAGAATTGTGATATTAATCAACGACTAGCAACAATGAATCAAGCTGGTCGTAGTAGCAAAATTATTATTGATGCAGCCAACTTTGCATTGGAGTGGGTAAATAGTCAATGGTCAACCATAACTAAGAACGGACAAACACCATTTCTCTCCCAGAAAATTGCGGCTGTTAATATGGGTGAACCCCAACTAAATGCTAATCCTGCACCATTTGGTAAAGGTCTGGAATTGTATAGCCCTCGTGATATTCATCATACAGTTGAGTTGCTTTCCCAGAAAGTAATTGAATTATTTACTCAAAACTCTGATTCCCGTGCGGCGGTATTAGTCAGGGAAAATCGTCAAGGGAGATGGTTAACATCGGCTTTAGAAGCTATTTGTCAAGAACATCAAATTAAACTTTATGATGTGGGAGAAATGGAAAGACGTTCTCATGTTCCACAAGAAATTTTATCATTATTGCAATTTTGCGATCGCCCGCATTCCTCTGATTATTTAAAAGCCACTCTCCAGGTTTTAGTACAACGTCAATTAATTCCCATCCAAGACATTAACTCCCTAGCCAGTATCCCAGAACAATTTTTATATCCTGGACCCCTAGCCACTCCTCAAACAGAAATAGTTCGAAAAGCTGCTCATTTGTGTCGCAGTTTACTTCATGCCCGTTTAGAACTACCCATATATCAAATTATTCCGTTTTTAGCCTTAACCTTAAATTACGACCAAGCGGAGTTAGCCACCGCTGACAAACTTGCAGAACGGGTAAACCTGCAAAATTGGGGTAATAATTCTATGGGTTCAATGCTGTCGGCTTTAAGTGAAATCGTCAATTCTGAACGCTTTGAACCAGTAGATACAGAAAATTCAGAAGAACAATATACCAAAAAGGGACAATTAACAATTACCACTATGCACAAAGCGAAAGGGTTGGACTGGGATTATGTTTTCCTACCGTTTTTGCATGAAAACTTAATTCCTGGTAAATTTTGGGTTCCTCCCCAAAGCCAATTTCTAGGCGATTTTACCTTATCAGAAGTAGCACGCGCCCAAATTCGCGCCGGACTTCATCAACAAACAGAAACTATACCCAATGTAAGCCAAGCTTGGGAACAAGCCAAATACCTTAAAATGGCCGAAGAATACCGTTTATTGTATGTTGCTATGACCAGGGCAAAAAGACTTTTATGGATGTCTGCGGCGCATCAAGCACCATTTACTTGGAGTAAACCTGATAGTTTACAAGCTTCAGCCCCTTGTCCGGTATTTGCCGCTCTAGAGCGGCAATTCTCCAGCTATACGAATTGA